The following nucleotide sequence is from Solea senegalensis isolate Sse05_10M unplaced genomic scaffold, IFAPA_SoseM_1 scf7180000014302, whole genome shotgun sequence.
CATTGAGAAatcctttggtccataaaatgtcagaaaacgttgatcggtgtttgtcaaacctggaaataatgaggttctgaaaaatcttgttttgtccacaaaccaaaatgtttcagtttcagtgattactttattatatggagcaaagaaacgaagaaaatatCCAGATTTAAGAAACTATAACGATCAGAAATCCTGTTTTTCAAACccattcattgattatcaaaagaGCTTCTGTCACCCGGTgacactgctgcacacaggaagtgacttgtttCATGTcgagacaggcagcagcagtaaagcCAGTAAAGCCAGTAAAGCGAAAGAAAGTGCCCACAAAAAGTTCCTCACTTCTGCCCCttgtgctgccactgtatacagcCCGcgctgatagttttgcctgatCCATCACCAAAGGTTACACACCGCAGCTTTAATGCTGCACGTGCAAATTATATTCAAACCAGATTGAAACCCTTTCATATTGTGCTGTTTTAAAGCTGACGCTCCAGTAATAAGGACTAAGTCTTGTCTCTGTAGGCTGTCAGAGGTAAAGACACATTCCTGAACCACACGCCAGTTTCCACATGGAAACTTTGTGTTGCCGCCCACTTCTGCTCCAGTTGTGCGAGAGTTGAGCCACGGTTGTTCCCTTCACACAGCTCTGTGAAGACTCTGAGTGGGCACAAAATGGCTCCGCGGCAGCTCCACCTGAGGTTAATAGCGCTGACAGTGGTGGTGACACTGTTGGCTCTCAGAGGTGAGATCATTCCTGTTATCTTTTGCTTTGCTTGCttcaaatattgcattttatattCACCACTCTCTGCCCGTCCTTCACATCCATCAATCAGGCTTTGTGAAGTGCTCACTAGTTATCTTTAAAAAGATTTTCTCTGCCTCCAACCTCTTCTCTCTTACTCATGCACATTCCTGAATttaacaaagacaagaaaaatgtAAAGAGAACAGAAACTCATCTGTCTGCAATAATACTTTTTGGATGTATTAACTTATAAAAGTGTCATTTCCATGAATTACTCTCTCTTTTCTGGGAATTCTACTTCTGTAAATGgaatgaattcattcaaaaCCTTGGCTTcacagactttaatctcactcTTGAATGACAAATCCATCCTTTAAGCACTTGCAAGTgacttttgccacattttgagACCAAGAATGTCTGTTCAGAAGCaacttttgcacattttgactAAAGTAAAAAGAATTTGTTTAAACCCCTAAATCTTTTGTTCATCCTTTGTAGGATTTTACCTTCTCTAATTTCATCTTTACACATACTGTGTGAACTGCATGCAGTACAATAATGCATTATGCCCATTTATCTCTGACTCATCTTGTGGGAGAACAGCTCATTAAGTATGCAGAACATTGTTGATTATGCAGGAATGCGCTCGTCATAGCTCATTTGgagaaaaaactaaacacaactAAACACACGCAGCCAATTTTCTCCTGAAGTTTCTTTTCACTCCAAACCacagtgttttttcctctcaagCTGAGAGAACGTCGACCTTAGAATATGGACTGGATTCTCAGGCGTTCAGACAATTATCTCGTATTCATAGTCGTAATTTACCCATACCTCAGTCATGAACCTCATGTTTATGTCTATGTGTCTAAATAAATGCAACAGGTTGCTGCCAGAGGATTTGATTTAAAGACGCTATATGCAAAATATGCAACCAGAGTTTAAGACGGTTACTGCAGTCCATATTTAAAGTTTTTGGGTTGCCATGTCCCTGCCCACCAATGCTGCACAAACTGTGGGAATGATGTGGAAAGAGCTACACTTTTATCCCCtttccacaaaataaacataaacagtctGTGCAGGATTTTGCAATTTCAACgtgtttctttcatttccgGTGAAATTTCAtagacatttttctttattttgagaGCTGTAGTGTTccttttaacacaaaaaaaaaaattcttatgttacatttaattcactgtcaaatgaattcacacaacGCTGACTAATCCTGTTGGTGCCGCACacatttttgctgtgttttttcctgtctgtggagacacagattcatgagattatttcaCCATGGATGAAAGGACGGCAGAAGCAGAAACAGCTGTGCGAGTCAAGTGAGACAGCAGAGAACTTTAGGTTAATGTATTACTCCCTCCCAGTTCTCTGAAACTTGAGTGTAGTGAAACAAAAGTTGAAAAAGagctttaggttaaggaattaacccCGGATCTCTGAAATTTTGAATGAGAGCTTTAGGTTAAGGATTTAACTCTGGTTCCCTGAAACAGTGAAGTGGAACGAATGTTGGAAGAAAACTTTAGATTAAGGATTTAaccccagttctctgaaacatcaGTGGATTgaaactaattttaaaaaagagcCTTACAGTTCTATGAAACACAAGTTCTCTGGGAAGACGTATTATCTCTAAATAAATCATCTCCCTCAAACACGCAGTCATTGTTTATGATTGTGCATCATATTCatccagaaaaaaaacctggcaaCCATTTGTATTCTTGTAATCTCtgtgtacatttacagtataatgAGTTTGTGACTCTTGTTTTAaagatgtatgtatgtatgggtCTTCACTACTGCTccgttttttatttaaatgtgttaaaattgtgtttttacaggttttgaaaataaaggaggGAAATGTATTATATTGAAGTGTCTTTTCTCCAAATCAACTTCTCTAGTATTTCTACCTTTTTGattttcaacataaaaaaagaaaatatacagcAGAAAGCCAttagaaatgtgtatttatctGTGAGtattaaacagtaaataaatccTCTCTGTTGTTTCACATTCACAGATGCAGCAGGTGACAGCAAACTGTACAAGATCTTAAAGAAGAGAGAGGGTAAAGTGGCTCTACTTTCACTACAAAAAAATCCAAccttttattaaatgtgtttcatcTCTTCTCTTGTTGTGCTTCCATCTAGTGGCAGGACCTGGTACTACTCTGTCAAAGTCCTCCATCGACGTCCCTCCCTCGAAGGCTCGGGAATTCCTGGCAAAGCTGAGCAGAACCAAGAGGAACATCTGGGACCGGAGCAGACCTGACGTGCAGCAGTGGATCATGCAGTTCATGTACATGGGCTACGACGAGCAGGTGAGTCGCCTCAAATTTATCTATAATCCATaaagacgacatactatgacttttttgtctaattttggatgacatacaaaagtatgacttttttgtcacatttcggacgacatacgaaagtatgacttttttgtcaaaatttggacgacatactttagtatgacttttttgtcaaaatttggacgacatactttagtatgacttttttgtcacattttggacgacatacttgtccagatttctgctggctggtcttcccagctcaatgctcccttctggaaagggtgaccagaacaagtacggcgggcacaactcgactgtctttctgaaggtttattccacatacacagttaagcagacgtcagttagcAGTTAGACAGTTAGAAGTTAGTCAGTTAGCAGTTTGTTAGCTACTAACTACAGTCAGTTAGACAGTCAGTCAGCTTGtgaaaccgacaagtcgtacaggttctgatgatagatagcttt
It contains:
- the LOC122761012 gene encoding augurin-A-like, yielding MAPRQLHLRLIALTVVVTLLALRDAAGDSKLYKILKKREVAGPGTTLSKSSIDVPPSKAREFLAKLSRTKRNIWDRSRPDVQQWIMQFMYMGYDEQVSRLKFIYNP